From the genome of Ignavibacteriales bacterium, one region includes:
- a CDS encoding NmrA/HSCARG family protein — translation MADKKIIAVLGATGAQGGGLAHAILNDKSSEFTVRALTRDVNSDKAKALKELGAEVVVADIDDYESIKSAFSGAYGAFAVTFFWNHFSPEKESSQAESIAKAAKETGLKHVIWSTLEDTRNWVPLDDKRMPTLGGHYKVPHFDAKGESNKFFTEQGVPVTFLLTSFFWENFLYFGMGPKKDQNRNFAITFPMGDKKLPGIASEDIGKCAYGIFKGGEKFIGKTVGIAGGHLTGNEIAASLTKALGQNISYNSIPFDVYRGFGFPGAEDLGNMFQFKHDFENYFCGARSLEFSKSINPSLKSFDDWVNENKNKIPLE, via the coding sequence ATGGCAGATAAAAAAATAATTGCAGTATTAGGAGCCACCGGGGCGCAGGGCGGGGGATTGGCGCATGCAATCCTGAATGATAAATCAAGCGAGTTCACAGTAAGGGCTTTAACCAGAGATGTAAATTCCGACAAGGCAAAAGCACTTAAAGAACTTGGAGCGGAAGTGGTTGTCGCGGATATAGATGATTACGAAAGCATTAAGTCCGCTTTCAGCGGTGCTTACGGGGCATTTGCCGTAACATTTTTTTGGAACCACTTTTCGCCGGAAAAAGAATCTTCACAAGCCGAATCAATTGCAAAGGCAGCCAAAGAAACCGGTTTAAAACATGTCATCTGGTCAACACTTGAAGATACACGCAACTGGGTTCCGCTCGATGATAAAAGAATGCCAACTCTTGGCGGTCATTATAAAGTTCCTCATTTTGATGCCAAGGGAGAATCAAACAAATTTTTTACGGAACAAGGCGTGCCTGTAACGTTTCTATTAACTTCTTTTTTCTGGGAGAATTTTCTTTATTTCGGAATGGGACCCAAGAAGGATCAGAACAGAAATTTTGCCATAACGTTCCCGATGGGCGATAAGAAACTTCCCGGAATCGCTTCCGAAGATATTGGCAAGTGTGCCTATGGAATTTTTAAAGGCGGGGAAAAATTCATCGGTAAAACGGTCGGTATAGCCGGGGGACATTTAACCGGAAATGAAATAGCTGCCTCATTAACAAAAGCTCTTGGTCAAAATATTTCTTATAACTCTATTCCATTTGATGTTTACCGCGGTTTCGGATTTCCAGGTGCGGAAGATCTTGGAAATATGTTCCAGTTCAAACATGATTTTGAAAATTACTTCTGCGGTGCAAGGAGTCTTGAATTTTCTAAATCCATAAATCCTTCTTTAAAAAGTTTTGATGACTGGGTTAATGAAAATAAGAATAAAATTCCGCTTGAATAA
- a CDS encoding cold-shock protein — MAERKQGSVKWFNSTKGFGFISQEGGEDVFVHFQSIIGDGYKTLNENDKVEFSVTQGPKGLQAAEVKVIR, encoded by the coding sequence ATGGCAGAGCGCAAACAAGGATCTGTTAAATGGTTTAACAGCACAAAGGGTTTTGGTTTTATTTCTCAAGAAGGTGGAGAAGATGTATTCGTTCACTTTCAATCAATTATTGGCGATGGATATAAAACACTAAACGAAAATGATAAGGTTGAATTCTCAGTTACACAAGGTCCAAAAGGACTTCAAGCAGCTGAAGTTAAAGTTATCCGCTAA
- a CDS encoding phosphoribosylanthranilate isomerase: protein MKNLIQIAGVIDKEEAKTLMSLGVDYLGFPLRLPVNEEDLTEEEAVEVIKIIVPPHSAVLITYLNNANEIINFCDKLNVKIVQLHGHISQEELEKTKSLRPDLEIIKSLVVAQNNYSELEKIINTLSQWIDAYITDTFDPVTGASGATGKTHDWSISKKIVEVSPKPVIIAGGLNSVNVKNAILEIHPAGVDVHTGVESKDGRKNYELVKKFVEESKEGFDLIN from the coding sequence ATGAAAAACTTAATTCAAATTGCAGGCGTGATAGATAAAGAAGAGGCGAAAACGTTAATGTCTCTTGGCGTGGATTATTTGGGGTTCCCATTACGGCTGCCGGTAAATGAAGAAGACTTGACTGAAGAGGAAGCTGTTGAGGTCATCAAAATAATTGTTCCGCCTCACAGCGCAGTGTTGATAACTTATTTAAACAATGCTAATGAGATAATAAATTTTTGCGATAAGCTGAATGTAAAGATTGTTCAACTGCATGGTCACATATCTCAAGAAGAATTAGAAAAAACAAAATCATTACGTCCCGATCTTGAAATAATTAAAAGTCTTGTCGTTGCACAAAATAATTATAGTGAACTCGAAAAGATTATAAACACTCTTTCTCAATGGATAGACGCTTATATCACGGACACATTTGATCCGGTGACCGGCGCATCGGGGGCGACGGGCAAGACGCATGATTGGAGTATAAGCAAAAAAATTGTTGAGGTATCTCCTAAACCGGTTATAATAGCCGGAGGATTAAATTCCGTAAATGTTAAAAACGCAATCTTGGAAATTCATCCGGCCGGAGTTGATGTTCACACGGGAGTAGAATCTAAAGACGGAAGAAAAAATTACGAGCTAGTTAAAAAGTTTGTAGAAGAGTCAAAAGAAGGTTTCGATCTAATAAATTAA
- a CDS encoding TonB-dependent receptor, translating to MSKSYKLILILLSLLFAHQQIMAQGFKITGTVTDGATGEKLIGASVFIADQNIGGVTNLDGFYTIENVKEGTYQVTASYIGYLKQNTNVKISGNTKLNVSLVQSSVLLDETVVKGTRAVLRETPIAFTEIKGEQLEFKLASRDVPMELAETPSVYASPSGGGAGDAVLYVRGFDQRNVAIMVNGVPVNDMENKSVYWSNWQGLGDVTDNIQVQRGLGASPYSVSAVGGLINMTTKGVGSEQEYVKLRSEYGSSNLRKSSIAFHQKLSNKISATAFVARRTWDGYTLGTYADDWTYFFSVGGVFGNHSIELTGLGSPQEHGQRGTQMYFTSTNPKTQTYEKRGHQYNPNVGVLNGTTFNDRVNKFHKPAFNLNWNWQIDKKTTLSTIAYSSFGRGYGTSGIGSFAAYRDYDGLEDYDAIFVKNSAASTIDTRYSPTLHKASTIRVNSVNNHNWFGVLSTLTEKLGDLFTLTAGIDGRLYTGIHYQEVRNLLGGDYYLDTKDVNTPAKMTFLGDKVAYYNDTYVRQIGGFGQLEYKAGAFTSFVNLSLSTTGNQRKDYFLYKSNDPFNTTAWQNFTGYTAKTGARYNLDDYHSIFANVGYFSTAPLPNTIFTRNTNVVSKGAVNEKVTGLEFGYEFNSQLLDIDANAFYTNWKDRAMVPFAVYTTITDPITGMQSTSTSYVNVVGANELHYGGELEVAFKPVRKLTISGNVSLINARYTNDVDAAIWPEEDPTKVTMIRIYSENLFVSQFPQTQATLKLNYSIYLGSGLNMYINPVYKFYGRHFARFFVDDRTNPNDRQQPWRIPDYNITDFHLGFTYYITDFFVKKINLNFHVFNVFNNDKYIVEATDGPSSSIYGAAHTYESAKGFYGRERWYNVGVAFTF from the coding sequence ATGTCCAAGAGTTACAAATTAATTCTTATCCTTCTATCTCTATTATTCGCTCACCAACAGATTATGGCTCAGGGGTTTAAAATTACAGGAACTGTTACTGACGGTGCCACCGGAGAAAAATTGATTGGGGCTAGCGTTTTTATTGCAGATCAAAATATAGGCGGGGTTACAAATTTAGATGGTTTTTATACTATTGAAAATGTAAAAGAAGGAACTTATCAGGTTACTGCGAGCTACATCGGTTATCTAAAACAAAATACGAATGTTAAAATTTCGGGCAACACAAAATTAAATGTTTCGCTTGTGCAGAGTTCTGTTCTATTAGATGAAACGGTAGTTAAAGGAACAAGAGCGGTACTAAGAGAAACACCAATTGCATTTACAGAAATTAAAGGGGAACAGCTTGAATTCAAATTAGCATCGCGCGATGTTCCAATGGAATTAGCAGAAACACCGAGCGTTTACGCCTCTCCTTCGGGAGGCGGTGCCGGTGATGCGGTTTTATATGTTAGAGGCTTCGATCAAAGGAACGTTGCTATCATGGTTAACGGCGTGCCCGTGAATGATATGGAAAACAAATCGGTTTACTGGTCCAACTGGCAAGGTCTCGGTGATGTAACAGATAATATTCAGGTTCAAAGAGGTTTGGGCGCATCTCCTTATTCCGTCAGCGCGGTCGGCGGATTGATCAACATGACAACAAAGGGCGTTGGCAGCGAACAGGAATATGTCAAACTAAGATCTGAGTACGGCTCGAGCAATCTTAGAAAGAGCAGTATTGCCTTCCACCAAAAACTGTCGAATAAAATTTCAGCTACGGCATTTGTTGCAAGAAGAACGTGGGACGGATATACGCTCGGAACATATGCCGATGACTGGACATACTTTTTTTCTGTCGGCGGAGTATTTGGCAATCACTCAATTGAGTTAACCGGTCTCGGCTCGCCTCAAGAACACGGTCAGCGCGGAACTCAAATGTATTTTACAAGCACAAATCCTAAAACACAAACCTATGAGAAGAGGGGTCACCAATACAATCCTAATGTCGGCGTGTTGAATGGAACTACATTCAATGACAGAGTAAACAAATTTCACAAACCAGCGTTTAATTTAAACTGGAACTGGCAGATAGATAAAAAAACTACTCTTTCTACAATTGCGTACTCATCGTTCGGAAGAGGATACGGCACATCGGGAATCGGTTCCTTTGCCGCTTACAGAGATTACGACGGGCTGGAAGATTACGACGCTATATTTGTTAAAAACTCTGCCGCCTCAACTATCGACACAAGATATTCTCCGACTCTTCATAAGGCATCTACAATAAGAGTAAACTCAGTTAATAATCACAACTGGTTTGGAGTACTTTCTACATTAACAGAAAAACTTGGCGATCTATTTACATTAACAGCGGGAATTGACGGAAGATTATATACCGGCATTCACTACCAGGAAGTTAGAAATCTTCTTGGCGGAGATTACTACCTTGATACAAAAGACGTTAACACTCCGGCAAAGATGACTTTTTTGGGCGACAAAGTTGCTTACTACAATGATACTTATGTAAGACAGATCGGCGGCTTCGGACAATTGGAATATAAAGCAGGCGCGTTCACATCATTTGTAAATCTTTCTCTTTCTACAACCGGAAACCAGAGAAAAGATTATTTTCTTTATAAATCAAATGATCCCTTCAACACAACAGCTTGGCAAAATTTTACAGGCTACACAGCAAAGACAGGCGCACGTTATAACCTGGACGATTACCACAGTATTTTTGCCAATGTCGGTTACTTTTCAACAGCTCCTCTTCCAAATACGATTTTTACAAGAAACACAAACGTTGTTTCTAAGGGAGCGGTTAACGAAAAAGTTACCGGCTTAGAATTTGGATATGAATTTAATTCTCAGCTTCTCGATATCGATGCAAATGCTTTTTATACAAATTGGAAAGATAGAGCGATGGTTCCTTTTGCCGTTTACACGACAATTACAGACCCTATCACCGGAATGCAATCAACATCCACATCATACGTAAATGTTGTTGGCGCGAATGAATTACATTATGGCGGTGAACTAGAAGTAGCATTTAAACCGGTGCGCAAACTAACAATCTCCGGAAACGTTTCTCTTATCAACGCACGATATACAAATGATGTTGATGCCGCAATCTGGCCGGAAGAAGACCCGACTAAAGTTACAATGATAAGAATCTATTCCGAAAATTTATTTGTATCTCAATTTCCGCAGACGCAGGCTACTCTAAAATTGAATTACAGCATTTATCTCGGTTCCGGTTTAAATATGTATATCAATCCGGTTTATAAATTTTATGGAAGACACTTCGCGCGATTTTTTGTTGATGACAGAACAAATCCTAACGATAGACAACAACCGTGGAGAATTCCGGATTACAACATCACCGATTTCCATCTCGGATTTACATATTACATAACGGATTTCTTTGTTAAGAAAATAAATTTGAATTTCCACGTCTTTAATGTCTTTAATAATGATAAATACATTGTTGAAGCAACTGACGGACCCTCATCTTCCATATACGGTGCGGCTCATACTTATGAATCCGCAAAAGGTTTTTACGGAAGAGAGAGATGGTATAATGTCGGTGTAGCGTTCACTTTCTAA
- a CDS encoding type II toxin-antitoxin system RelE/ParE family toxin — translation MKLFWTKEALLRLHEIEEYISKENPIIAIEFVEKLISVAETLSDYPEKGRIVPELSLENIRELIYKNYRIVYLVKKNSVDVLTVFEGHQLLKKEEIFKSKN, via the coding sequence GTGAAACTATTCTGGACAAAAGAGGCGTTGCTTCGATTACATGAAATTGAAGAATATATATCAAAAGAAAATCCCATTATTGCAATTGAGTTTGTTGAAAAGTTAATATCGGTTGCAGAAACACTGAGCGACTATCCGGAGAAGGGTAGAATTGTGCCTGAATTGTCGTTGGAAAATATCCGTGAGCTGATATATAAAAATTATCGTATAGTTTACTTGGTTAAGAAAAACTCGGTAGATGTTCTTACCGTATTTGAAGGACATCAACTATTAAAGAAAGAAGAAATATTTAAAAGTAAAAATTAA
- a CDS encoding T9SS type A sorting domain-containing protein has translation MKKILLLVFVLCFSVSQAQTLILNENFDYGTAPNASILAVTTNWVNHSGTQNPPYAYPGLSYSNYPSSNIGGAINFSFGSSSTGNDGDVNRTFTDITTTSTIYVAFLVNLSAAKSTADYFFHLGQNPFSTSTFRGKVFAVASGSGWNIGVTKQGTNAPIMNTTTTLNFGQTYLCVIKYDFNATALTDDVVSLFVYSSSVPTSESGPTLLSITNVNDGVNDPADIGSVAVRQGSNTPTGTVDGIRVSNNWGLAVTGTATGVEENISTLPTKFNLSQNYPNPFNPSTVIKYQVPQGSFVNISVYDILGNKISTLVNQDKAAGTYETRFDASNLPSGIYFYTIQTGSFSQTKKMMLMK, from the coding sequence ATGAAAAAAATTTTACTTTTGGTTTTTGTTTTATGTTTTAGCGTTAGCCAAGCACAAACTCTTATTCTAAATGAAAATTTTGATTATGGCACAGCCCCAAATGCAAGCATTCTTGCAGTAACAACAAATTGGGTAAATCACAGTGGAACGCAAAACCCACCGTATGCTTATCCGGGTTTAAGTTATTCGAATTATCCATCCTCAAATATTGGTGGAGCTATAAATTTTTCCTTTGGATCAAGTAGCACTGGAAACGATGGTGATGTTAATAGAACATTTACGGATATAACCACTACTTCTACAATATATGTTGCGTTTTTAGTAAATTTAAGCGCTGCCAAAAGTACTGCAGACTATTTTTTCCATTTAGGTCAAAATCCATTTTCAACTTCAACTTTTAGAGGAAAAGTTTTTGCGGTTGCAAGCGGTTCAGGCTGGAATATTGGTGTGACTAAACAAGGAACGAATGCACCAATAATGAATACAACCACTACTTTAAATTTTGGACAAACATATCTTTGCGTCATAAAATATGATTTTAACGCTACTGCATTAACTGACGATGTTGTTAGCTTATTTGTTTATTCAAGTAGTGTTCCAACCTCTGAATCAGGGCCGACCTTACTTTCAATAACTAATGTTAATGACGGTGTAAATGATCCGGCTGATATTGGTTCAGTTGCTGTACGTCAAGGCAGCAATACTCCAACGGGTACTGTTGATGGCATTCGAGTTTCCAATAATTGGGGCTTGGCAGTAACGGGAACAGCAACAGGCGTTGAAGAAAACATTTCAACACTTCCAACAAAATTTAATTTATCGCAGAACTATCCGAACCCATTCAACCCTTCTACCGTAATTAAATACCAGGTTCCACAAGGCAGTTTTGTAAATATCAGCGTTTATGATATTCTCGGCAATAAAATTTCAACATTGGTAAATCAAGATAAAGCTGCCGGCACTTACGAAACCAGATTCGATGCGAGCAATTTACCGAGCGGAATTTATTTCTACACAATTCAAACCGGTTCTTTCTCTCAAACCAAGAAAATGATGTTGATGAAATAA
- a CDS encoding SPFH domain-containing protein: MEAITEKSANKMNGFMAILVVILFIVGDVLLLRNGIMTEDTTVLWFFIPITILILLSIGGFMVVQPNDSRVLVLFGRYLGTIRVSGFWWVNPFTTKKLVSLRIRNFQSETIKVNDLHGNPIQIAAVVVWRVIDPARALFDVQNYEGFVAIQSETAIRGLATEYAYDSSEHDKFSLVGNQIEISEAMKKQVQTRLEVCGVEILESRISHLSYAPEIAQAMLRRQQAQAVVAARTKIVEGAVGMVDMALKSLSEHNIVDLDNEKKAMMVNNLLVALVSEAQAQPIINAGSLY, translated from the coding sequence ATGGAAGCAATAACTGAAAAATCTGCAAACAAAATGAATGGATTTATGGCCATTCTTGTGGTTATTCTTTTTATTGTTGGAGATGTTCTACTTCTCAGAAATGGAATAATGACTGAAGATACAACAGTACTTTGGTTTTTTATTCCCATTACAATTTTGATTTTACTTTCAATCGGCGGGTTCATGGTTGTTCAGCCGAATGATTCGCGTGTACTCGTTCTCTTCGGAAGATATTTAGGAACTATTCGCGTATCGGGTTTCTGGTGGGTAAATCCTTTTACAACAAAAAAATTAGTTTCACTTAGAATCAGAAATTTTCAAAGCGAGACGATTAAGGTTAACGACCTTCACGGCAATCCGATTCAGATAGCAGCCGTAGTTGTTTGGCGCGTTATAGATCCCGCGCGCGCATTATTTGATGTACAGAACTATGAAGGATTTGTCGCTATTCAAAGTGAAACGGCAATACGCGGATTGGCAACCGAATATGCTTATGATTCATCCGAACATGATAAATTTTCTTTGGTTGGAAATCAGATAGAAATTTCTGAGGCAATGAAAAAACAAGTCCAAACAAGATTGGAAGTTTGCGGTGTTGAAATTCTAGAATCGAGAATTAGTCATTTATCATATGCGCCCGAAATTGCACAAGCTATGCTGCGCCGTCAGCAAGCACAAGCTGTTGTTGCTGCAAGAACAAAGATTGTCGAGGGAGCGGTAGGAATGGTTGATATGGCATTGAAATCTTTAAGCGAACATAATATCGTAGATCTTGACAACGAGAAAAAGGCCATGATGGTTAATAATCTTTTAGTTGCACTTGTTTCCGAAGCACAAGCTCAGCCGATTATTAATGCCGGTTCGCTTTATTAA
- a CDS encoding bifunctional UDP-sugar hydrolase/5'-nucleotidase has protein sequence MRNRFFKLFSFLLIINFIFILELGAQTVKFKIIETTDEHGAAFPYDFTDQKPSNNSLAQVTTYVKQERAKKDQQVILLSGGDLLQGTPLVYYYNFEKTNVPHVWAQIMNYLKYDAAAVGNHDIETGHPVYDRVNKQFRFPWLAANAVYKKTGKQYFKPYTIIKRRGIKIAVLGLITPAIPNWLPPKIWDGMEFLDMIETAKKWVSIIREKEKPDLMIGLFHSGVEATYGGQNENSPKNENASQLVAERVPGFDIVFVGHDHHGWNYSVTNSEGKKILILGGVNAARDMAVANCALTFNSEKKVWEKEISGEIVETKNFQPDKEFTAKFNYAFDEVNKYVKQPIGNFTESISSSESLFGPSSFTDLIQTVQLDLTKAEVSFTAPLSFDARINKGEITIGNMFSLYKYENLLYTMTMSGAEIKNYLEYSYKLWFNQMKSENDHLINFLLDDNGNVKFNERSKTPILKVPYYNFDCAAGINYTVDISKPAGERVSISSMSGGIQFDLNKKYKVAVNSYRGNGGGGHLVEGAKIPKEELAERILTSTEKDLRFYMMKWIEQKKTVTPKILNNWKVIPSDWWNKARENDEKLMFPKR, from the coding sequence ATGAGAAATAGATTTTTCAAACTATTTTCTTTTCTGCTGATAATTAATTTCATTTTTATTTTAGAGCTCGGCGCCCAGACTGTCAAGTTCAAAATAATTGAAACAACCGATGAGCATGGCGCGGCGTTTCCATATGATTTCACAGATCAGAAACCATCCAACAACTCTCTTGCTCAAGTAACAACTTACGTTAAACAAGAGCGCGCAAAGAAAGATCAACAAGTAATACTTTTGAGCGGAGGGGATCTGCTTCAAGGAACACCGCTTGTTTATTATTATAACTTCGAAAAAACAAATGTGCCTCATGTCTGGGCACAAATTATGAATTATCTGAAGTACGATGCAGCCGCTGTAGGAAATCATGATATTGAAACCGGTCACCCGGTTTATGACCGCGTTAATAAACAATTTAGATTTCCGTGGCTCGCTGCCAATGCAGTTTATAAAAAAACCGGCAAACAATATTTCAAGCCGTATACAATAATAAAGAGAAGAGGGATTAAGATTGCGGTACTCGGATTGATTACTCCGGCAATCCCGAATTGGCTTCCTCCGAAAATCTGGGATGGAATGGAATTTTTGGATATGATAGAGACTGCAAAAAAGTGGGTTTCAATAATAAGGGAAAAAGAAAAACCGGATTTGATGATTGGACTTTTTCACTCCGGCGTTGAAGCCACATACGGGGGGCAGAATGAAAATTCTCCCAAAAACGAAAACGCTTCACAACTTGTTGCCGAGCGCGTTCCCGGATTTGATATTGTTTTTGTTGGGCACGATCATCACGGATGGAATTACAGTGTTACAAACTCCGAAGGAAAAAAAATATTAATTCTCGGTGGAGTAAATGCGGCGCGGGATATGGCTGTGGCAAATTGTGCTTTAACATTTAACTCCGAAAAGAAAGTATGGGAAAAAGAGATTAGCGGGGAGATTGTTGAGACAAAAAATTTTCAACCGGATAAAGAGTTTACCGCAAAATTTAATTATGCATTTGATGAAGTAAACAAATACGTCAAGCAGCCGATCGGAAATTTCACGGAAAGTATTTCTTCATCCGAATCTTTGTTCGGTCCATCTTCATTTACGGATCTGATTCAAACAGTTCAGCTGGATCTAACTAAAGCAGAGGTTTCTTTCACCGCACCTCTTTCATTTGACGCTAGAATAAACAAGGGCGAAATAACCATCGGCAATATGTTCAGTTTATACAAATACGAAAATTTATTGTACACAATGACAATGAGCGGTGCCGAGATTAAAAATTATTTAGAGTATTCGTACAAACTCTGGTTCAATCAAATGAAAAGCGAAAATGATCATCTTATAAATTTTCTGCTGGATGATAATGGAAACGTGAAATTTAACGAACGGAGTAAAACTCCAATTCTTAAAGTTCCGTATTACAATTTTGACTGTGCTGCCGGAATTAATTATACCGTTGATATATCGAAACCGGCTGGAGAAAGAGTCAGCATCTCTTCAATGAGCGGCGGCATACAATTCGATTTAAACAAAAAATATAAAGTGGCGGTTAATTCGTACCGGGGAAACGGAGGAGGCGGACATCTTGTTGAAGGAGCCAAAATTCCGAAAGAAGAACTGGCTGAAAGAATTTTAACATCTACCGAAAAGGATTTGCGCTTTTATATGATGAAGTGGATAGAGCAGAAGAAAACTGTTACACCTAAAATTTTGAATAACTGGAAAGTAATTCCTTCGGATTGGTGGAATAAAGCTCGTGAGAATGATGAGAAACTGATGTTTCCGAAAAGATAG
- a CDS encoding type II toxin-antitoxin system Phd/YefM family antitoxin yields the protein MKNILVANDIIPVGQFKSGLAKYLKEIQTKRNSLIITQNGKPAGVLISPSEFDELRQTKLFIDSISHGLSNSGKGEVYSTSQLKSELQKTRAGKEK from the coding sequence ATGAAAAACATCCTAGTCGCAAATGATATAATCCCAGTTGGTCAATTCAAATCCGGATTGGCTAAATATCTCAAAGAAATTCAGACCAAACGTAATTCTCTTATTATCACCCAAAATGGAAAACCTGCTGGGGTATTAATCTCTCCATCTGAATTCGATGAGTTGAGACAGACAAAGCTTTTCATCGATTCAATTTCTCATGGTTTATCTAATTCTGGAAAAGGAGAAGTGTATTCCACTTCGCAACTTAAGAGTGAATTGCAAAAAACACGAGCTGGAAAAGAAAAGTGA
- a CDS encoding copper chaperone PCu(A)C, producing the protein MNKSFLLIAAITFSSINLFSQPITNHKSLITIKDVWARPGAKNANSALYFTVQNNGSKADTILGAKSKYAEIVEVHETFKRDNDRMGMRQVKFVAVPANSKLEFKPGGFHVMLINLYKDVKTGSSLEATLNFKYAGKIKVKAVVRDMPGV; encoded by the coding sequence ATGAATAAGTCGTTTTTATTAATAGCAGCAATCACTTTCTCGTCCATCAATTTATTCTCACAGCCAATAACTAATCACAAATCACTAATCACCATTAAAGATGTTTGGGCGCGCCCGGGTGCTAAAAATGCAAACTCGGCACTCTATTTTACGGTCCAGAATAACGGCAGCAAAGCTGATACGATTCTCGGCGCAAAATCTAAATACGCGGAGATTGTTGAAGTGCATGAAACATTTAAAAGAGATAATGATAGAATGGGAATGCGCCAGGTAAAGTTTGTTGCTGTGCCGGCAAATTCAAAATTAGAATTTAAACCCGGCGGATTTCATGTAATGCTCATAAACTTATATAAAGATGTTAAAACTGGTAGTTCGCTTGAAGCAACGCTTAACTTCAAATATGCCGGAAAAATAAAAGTTAAAGCTGTTGTCCGTGATATGCCGGGGGTGTAA
- a CDS encoding SCO family protein — protein sequence MKRLTLFLIAVLLFSACKEKLPVVDDFGNTHYNLVNQNNQPVLFPDLIKGKIVVMNYIFTNCPDICPLSTNNMRLIQQRLKKEKIENVQFVSLSFDPEFDTPAVLTKFAEIHNLDLSNWTFLTGDKSVTDAIIKKVGVLAVPGDSTVFKDGRKIYYYVHTDRIQLSDAEGKIRKNYKGSTINVDEIVGDIKSLL from the coding sequence ATGAAAAGGCTAACTTTGTTTTTAATTGCAGTTCTTCTTTTCTCCGCATGTAAAGAAAAACTACCCGTTGTTGATGACTTTGGAAACACCCATTATAATCTTGTAAATCAGAATAATCAGCCGGTTCTCTTTCCGGATTTAATTAAAGGGAAGATAGTTGTAATGAATTACATTTTTACTAACTGCCCGGATATCTGTCCCCTAAGCACAAACAATATGCGTTTAATTCAACAGCGGTTGAAAAAAGAGAAGATAGAAAATGTTCAGTTTGTTTCGCTCAGTTTCGACCCGGAATTTGATACACCCGCCGTCCTTACAAAATTTGCAGAGATTCATAATCTTGATTTGAGCAACTGGACTTTTCTTACCGGAGACAAATCCGTTACCGATGCAATTATAAAAAAAGTTGGTGTGCTGGCTGTTCCGGGCGACTCAACTGTTTTTAAAGACGGAAGAAAAATTTATTACTATGTTCATACCGATAGAATTCAATTGAGCGATGCTGAGGGAAAGATAAGAAAAAATTATAAGGGCAGCACAATTAATGTTGACGAAATAGTCGGTGATATAAAAAGTCTATTGTAG